Proteins encoded by one window of Sediminicoccus rosea:
- a CDS encoding GntR family transcriptional regulator — MEVNPPPLRVTATAPAPQREKLADAAYAALKASILEGLLPPGVETAEQAIADQLGMSRTPVHEAALRLQHEGMLQVLPRKGVRVLPLDPEDLRQTYEVLIALEGAAAALLAMQAQPAALAALSRATAEMGAALTAGDRAAWAAADDRFHRALVEGCGNPKLARLAATATDQAQRARALTAARRPEPVVSAEEHAAILAALQAGDAEAARAATAAHRARASAEILAVLRG, encoded by the coding sequence ATGGAAGTCAATCCCCCTCCCTTGCGCGTCACCGCGACGGCCCCCGCGCCCCAGCGCGAAAAGCTCGCGGATGCGGCCTATGCCGCGCTGAAGGCCAGCATCCTGGAGGGGCTGCTGCCGCCGGGGGTGGAGACCGCCGAGCAGGCCATCGCCGACCAGCTCGGCATGAGCCGGACGCCGGTGCATGAGGCGGCGCTGCGCCTGCAGCATGAGGGGATGCTGCAGGTGCTGCCGCGCAAGGGCGTGCGCGTCCTGCCGCTGGACCCGGAGGATCTGCGCCAGACCTATGAGGTGCTGATCGCGCTGGAGGGCGCGGCCGCCGCGCTGCTGGCGATGCAGGCGCAACCCGCTGCGCTGGCGGCGCTGTCGCGCGCCACGGCGGAGATGGGTGCCGCGCTCACGGCCGGCGACCGCGCCGCCTGGGCGGCGGCGGATGACCGCTTCCACCGCGCTTTGGTCGAGGGCTGCGGCAACCCCAAGCTCGCGCGCCTCGCCGCCACGGCGACCGACCAGGCGCAGCGCGCCCGCGCGCTGACCGCCGCGCGCCGGCCGGAGCCGGTGGTGTCGGCCGAGGAGCACGCCGCCATCCTGGCCGCGCTCCAGGCCGGCGATGCCGAGGCGGCACGGGCCGCCACCGCCGCGCATCGCGCGCGGGCGAGTGCGGAAATCCTGGCGGTGCTGCGGGGGTGA